One region of Eupeodes corollae chromosome 1, idEupCoro1.1, whole genome shotgun sequence genomic DNA includes:
- the LOC129942910 gene encoding transcription initiation factor TFIID subunit 6, translating into MSGSNMLYGTTLSAESIKVIAESIGVGFLPDDAAKELADDVSFKIKKIVQDAAKFMHHSKREKLSLGDIDNAIKVRNIEPQYGFTSNDFIPFRFASGGGRELHFVEDKEMDLNEIVQAGPPKIPLDITLRSHWLCVDGIQPTIPENPPPLSKDSQALDSVNPVVKLEQGVTKDTAGKPATGKIHKLKNVETVHVKQLATHELSVEQQLYYKEITEACVGADEPRRGEALQSLASDPGLHEMLPRMCTFIAEGVKVNVVQNNLALLIYLMRMVKALLDNPSLYLEKYLHELIPSVSTCIVSKQLCMRPELDNHWALRDFAARLMAQICKNFNTSTNNLQTRVTRIFSKALQNDKTHLSSLYGAIAGLSELGGEVIKVFIVPRLKFVSERIEIHLQGTSLSNTDKIAAGHIRAMLQKCCAPVLKVMRNPPDALDEYKSEFGFLGPTLHQAVIKARNAPISATVPCNLGNSISSAPITSAAQTASTIGRPQVTATPRPPSNIPNSNIAQLRTVSQVQVGQTQKYVILPQQRPSTPQSGMLQVQQNGNTTPVGLRTSVDPSSVIIDTEERPIPDIDDLSHLE; encoded by the exons GCTGAGTCCATCAAAGTAATTGCAGAAAGCATCGGCGTAGGATTCCTTCCTGATGATGCAGCCAAGGAACTAGCCGACGATGTTTCCTTCAAAATTAAGAAGATTGTCCAAGACGCCGCTAAATTTATGCACCACTCTAAACGCGAGAAACTTAGCCTTGGTGACATTGACAATGCCATCAAAGTCCGCAACATTGAGCCTCAATATGGATTCACATCCAACGATTTTATCCCCTTCCGCTTTGCTTCGGGTGGTGGTAGGGAATTGCACTTTGTGGAAGATAAGGAAATGGATCTGAACGAAATAGTGCAAGCAGGTCCACCGAAGATTCCCCTCGACATAACCCTACGTTCGCATTGGTTGTGTGTGGATGGGATTCAGCCCACTATCCCCGAGAACCCGCCACCACTATCCAAGGACTCACAAGCTTTGGACTCTGTCAACCCAGTTGTAAAACTGGAACAGGGTGTAACGAAAGACACCGCTGGTAAGCCAGCTACAGGAAAGATCCATAAGTTGAAGAACGTGGAAACAGTTCATGTCAAACAATTGGCAACACACGAATTGTCAGTGGAGCAACAGCTTTATTACAAGGAGATTACGGAAGCTTGTGTCGGAGCCGACGAACCAAGAAGAGGTGAAGCGCTACAGAGTTTGGCCTCAGATCCAGGTCTACACGAAATGCTTCCTCGTATGTGCACATTTATTGCGGAGGGTGTCAAAGTGAACGTGGTACAAAATAATTTGGCACTTCTTATCTATTTGATGAGAATGGTTAAGGCTTTGCTGGACAACCCTTCTCtatatttggaaaaatat CTACACGAGTTGATACCATCAGTTTCAACTTGTATTGTTTCCAAACAACTTTGTATGCGTCCAGAGTTGGACAACCATTGGGCCTTACGAGACTTCGCCGCTCGTTTGATGgctcaaatttgtaaaaatttcaacaCATCTACAAACAACTTGCAGACAAGAGTGACAAG AATATTTAGCAAAGCACTTCAAAACGATAAAACGCATCTCTCCTCGTTGTACGGAGCTATTGCTGGTCTCTCCGAATTAGGGGGTGAAGTTATAAAGGTGTTCATTGTTCCgaggctaaagtttgtatcgGAACGCATTGAAATACATTTGCAGGGCACGTCATTAAGCAATACAGACAAAATAGCAGCCGGTCACATTCGAGCGATGCTTCAGAAATGTTGTGCACCAGTTTTAAAGGTTATGCGTAATCCACCTGATGCGCTCGATGAATACAa GAGTGAATTCGGTTTCCTGGGTCCAACTCTGCATCAGGCTGTAATCAAAGCCCGAAATGCACCAATATCAGCAACTGTCCCCTGCAACTTGGGCAATTCCATATCAAGCGCACCTATAACCTCAGCTGCCCAGACTGCGTCAACAATAGGAAGACCACAAGTAACTGCTACTCCGCGTCCACCGTCTAACAT accGAACTCGAATATCGCCCAGCTGAGAACGGTCTCCCAAGTGCAAGTGGGCCAGACACAGAAATATGTCATTCTCCCTCAACAGCGTCCTTCTACGCCTCAGTCTG GCATGCTGCAAGTTCAGCAGAACGGAAACACCACTCCTGTGGGTCTAAGG ACGTCTGTGGATCCCAGTTCTGTAATTATTGACACTGAAGAAAGGCCAATTCCCGACATAGACGACCTATCTCACTTGGAATAG
- the LOC129942909 gene encoding venom protease, which produces MKKFLFLVIVLISWIKNSSGSDSSYIDLLDRQNNKDSLSLGEGHPPSDRFKRQAVFQNPNKKYSECMTPTGHPGHCTHIMYCRMPELKNDVWRIVDQLCVIEKSSIGICCPDDYRSGANSISIPEIITNINDNRINGETRIVNRPEERGCGITTKQFPRIAGGRPAEPDEWPWMAAILRHNVPHIHCGGVLITDRTVLTAAHCVHNVLRDDIFVRLGEYDFELFNETRSRDFRVNSIIHHIDFDAQTYQNDIALLRVERPALFNTYIWPICIPPPGENWEGWNAIVTGWGTLFFSGPHSKVLMEVSVPVWKQNVCEKLFVERIDDTLLCAGAAEGGRDSCQGDSGGPLMAQLPNRRWVVIGLVSWGLRCGETNRPGLYTRIDKYLSWILENAN; this is translated from the exons ATGAAGAAGTTCCTGTTTTTGGTGATAGTTTTAATATCATGGATAAAGAATAGCTCCGGCTCAGATAGTTCATATATAG acctGTTGGATCGGCAGAATAATAAAGACTCTTTGTCTTTGGGAGAAGGACATCCACCAAGTGATAGATTCAAACGACAAGCAGTGTTTCAAAAc ccgAATAAAAAGTATTCAGAATGTATGACTCCAACTGGGCATCCTGGACACTGCACGCATATTATGTACTGCCGGATGCCGGAGCTCAAAAATGATGTTTGGAGAATTGTCGATCAGCTATGTGTCATTGAAAAAtc TTCCATTGGCATTTGCTGCCCAGATGATTACCGCTCGGGGGCTAATTCGATATCTATTCCtgaaataataacaaacatCAATGATAACCGTATAAATGGAGAAACTAGAATCGTTAACAGACCTGAAGAACGCGGTTGTGGCATAACGACAAAACAATTTCCTCGGATAGCTGGTGGAAGACCCGCCGAGCCGGATGAATGGCCATGGATGGCGGCAATTCTTCGTCATAATGTGCCCCATATTCATTGTGGCGGAGTTCTGATCACTGATAGAACTGTATTGACAGCGGCGCATTGTGTGCACAATGTTTTAAGAGACGATATATTTGTTCGCTTGGGCGAATACgattttgaacttttcaatgaAACTCGTTCGAGGGACTTTCGTGTCAATAGCATAATTCATCATATAGACTTTGATGCACAAACTTATCAAAATGATATAGCTTTACTCCGAGTGGAAAGACCGGCCCTATTCAATACCTACATTTGGCCAATATGTATTCCACCACCTGGAGAGAATTGGGAAGGTTGGAATGCTATTGTTACGGGCTGGGGCACCTTGTTCTTCAGTGGTCCGCATTCGAAAGTTCTCATGGAGGTGAGTGTTCCTGTGTGGAAGCAGAATGTTTGCGAGAAGCTATTTGTGGAACGCATTGACGACACTTTACTGTGCGCTGGAGCTGCTGAAGGCGGTCGTGATTCGTGCCAGGGCGATAGCGGAGGACCTCTGATGGCTCAACTACCCAACCGTCGATGGGTTGTAATCGGTCTCGTTTCGTGGGGCTTACGTTGTGGTGAAACAAATCGTCCCGGACTATATACAcgaattgataaatatttatccTGGATTCttgaaaatgcaaattaa
- the LOC129942908 gene encoding lon protease homolog, mitochondrial isoform X1: MLSRFAKYRTITRSLTLLTQNRSSITTRPFLYKTQITNSRNLTILCSRNYCSAKKNDDEIDESNGYVINKDPQLPATVAVPEVWPHVPLLATRRNPVFPRFMKILEVTNPMVIDLIRRKVRLNQPYVGVFMKKDSENESELVDKLDDVYKFGTFAQIQELQDLGDKLRIVVVAHRRIKITGQMLEDLTQEPKEKMTIHYPMFNLKMNVSVDETDIDRRKRKSRAVRNNKSNRQDTTTTATPQPPVSPKVPLSSLYNDSTVDKDATGTDQPPKQPVLMVEVENVKHEPYTQTEEVKALTQEVIKTIRDIITMNPLYRESLQQMLHQNQRVVDNPVYLCDLGASLSAADPEELQKIMEEMDISKRLLLALALLKKELELSKLQQKIGREVEEKVKQQHRKYILQEQLKVIKKELGIEKDDKDAIGEKYREKLKDKTVPENVMTVIDEELNKLNFLESHSSEFNVTRNYLDWLTTLPWGVLSEENLSLDQATEILEEDHYGMEDIKKRILEFIAVSQLKGSTQGKILCFHGPPGVGKTSIARSIARALNREYFRFSVGGMTDVAEIKGHRRTYVGAMPGKLIQCLKKTKTENPLVLIDEVDKIGKGYQGDPSSALLELLDPEQNANFLDHYLDVPVDLSRVLFICTANVTDTIPEPLRDRMEMIEMSGYVAEEKVAIARQYLIPAAMKDCGLNESQVQITEEALGKLIRSYCRESGVRNLQKHIEKVVRKVAFKIVKKEADNFEVKNDNLTVFLGKPIFSHERMYDQTPEGVVMGLAWTAMGGSSLYIETARRKMEELGNDGSSTSGSLHLTGHLGDVMKESAQIALTVARNYLRDVNKSNTFLEKSHIHLHVPEGATPKDGPSAGITIVTALMSLANNKPVRQNIAMTGEVSLKGKVLPVGGIKEKTIAARRSGVTCIILPEENKKDFAELPNYIKEGLEVHFAANYDDVYKIAFASV; encoded by the exons atgctgTCGCGTTTTGCTAAATATCGTACAATTACGAGAAGCCTAACATTACTTACCCAAAATCGTTCATCAATAACCACTAGGccgtttttatataaaacacaaATCACTAACTCACGAAACCTCACTATTTTGTGTTCGAGAAATTACTGCAGTGCAAAGaaaaatgatgatgaaattGACGAATCCAATGGGTATGTTATCAATAAAGATCCACAGCTTCCTGCGACAGTTGCTGTTCCAGAGGTTTGGCCACATGTGCCTCTTTTGGCTACCCGCAGAAATCCTGTCTTTCCAAGATTCATGAAAATTCTAGAG GTAACAAATCCAATGGTTATTGACTTGATAAGGCGAAAAGTTCGATTAAACCAGCCCTACGTTGGTGTCTTTATGAAAAAAGATAGCGAAAATGAGTCGGAATTGGTTGATAAGCTGGATGATGTTTACAAGTTTGGTACATTTGCACAAATTCAGGAACTTCAAGACTTGGGCGATAAATTGCGGATAGTAGTTGTTGCCCATAGGAGAATCAAAATCACTGGTCAAATGTTGGAGGATTTAACACAAGAGCCAAAAG aaaaaatgacAATACATTACCCGATGTTTAATCTTAAAATGAACGTCTCAGTTGATGAAACAGATATCGATCGGCGAAAACGAAAATCGCGTGCTGTGCGGAATAATAAATCTAATCGTCAAGATACTACAACTACAGCTACTCCACAACCACCAGTATCGCCTAAGGTTCCACTGTCTTCGTTGTATAATGACTCAACGGTAGATAAGGATGCTACCGGAACTGACCAACCACCTAAACAGCCCGTTTTAATGGTGGAAgttgaaaatgtaaaacatGAACCATACACCCAAACGGAAGAAGTTAAAGCTCTCACTCAGGAAGTCATTAAAACTATTCGGGATATTATAACCATGAATCCGCTTTACag AGAGAGTTTACAGCAAATGCTTCATCAAAACCAACGTGTAGTCGACAACCCAGTTTACCTGTGTGATTTGGGAGCATCTTTGTCTGCTGCTGATCCGGAAGAATTACAAAAGATCATGGAGGAAATGGAT ATCTCCAAAAGACTTTTACTAGCTTTGGCACTTTTGAAGAAAGAATTGGAGCTCTCAAagttacaacaaaaaattggtCGCGAAGTCGAAGAGAAAGTTAAGCAGCAACATCGAAAGTATATCCTTCAGGAACAACTTAAAGTGATAAAGAAGGAACTCGGAATAGAGAAGGACGATAAGGATGCAATCGGGGAAAAATACAGGGAAAAACTGAAAGATAAAACAGTTCCTGAGAATGTTATGACTGTAATCGACGAAGAACTGAACAAATTGAATTTCCTAGAAAGTCACAGTTCTGAATTCAA TGTAACGCGCAACTATTTAGATTGGCTTACTACACTGCCATGGGGTGTTTTAAGTGAAGAAAACTTAAGCTTAGACCAAGCCACAGAAATATTGGAAGAAGATCATTATGGAATGGAAGATATTAAGAAACGTATCTTAGAATTTATTGCTGTGAGTCAACTTAAGGGCAGCACTCAGGGCAAGATCCTTTGCTTCCATGGACCACCTGGTGTTGGAAAAACAAGCAtag cAAGATCAATTGCAAGGGCACTAAATCGTGAATATTTCCGGTTTAGCGTTGGTGGAATGACAGATGTAGCTGAAATCAAAGGTCATAGACGTACTTATGTTGGAGCAATGCCTGGAAAACTCATTCAgtgtcttaaaaaaacaaaaaccgaaaatcCTTTAGTTCTTATTGATGAAGTTGATAAAATTGGAAA AGGTTACCAAGGAGACCCGAGTTCAGCACTGTTAGAACTTCTAGATCCTGAACAGAATGCCAATTTCTTAGATCATTATCTTGACGTTCCAGTTGATCTGTCCCGCGTATTGTTTATTTGCACTGCCAATGTGACAGATACTATTCCTGAGCCATTGCGTGATCGAATGGAAATGATTGAAATGTCTG GATACGTTGCGGAGGAAAAAGTAGCGATAGCTCGACAGTATCTCATTCCAGCAGCGATGAAAGATTGTGGTCTCAATGAAAGCCAAGTTCAAATAACCGAAGAAGCTCTCGGCAAACTCATCAGAAGTTATTGTCGCGAATCTGGAGTgagaaatcttcaaaaacacATTGAAAAA gTTGTTCGTAAAGTagctttcaaaattgttaaaaaagaagCCGATAACTTTGAAGTGAAGAACGATAACCTCACCGTATTCCTTGGCAAACCAATCTTTTCTCATGAGAGAATGTACGACCAGACTCCCGAAGGTGTTGTTATGGGGTTGGCATGGACAGCAATGGGAGGATCTTCCTTGTATATTGAGACAGCACGCCGTAAAATGGAAGAGTTAGGTAACGATGGAAGCTCAACGTCTGGATCACTTCATCTTACAGGTCATCTTGGCGATGTCATGAAAGAGTCCGCACAAATTGCCTTAACTGTTGCAAGGAATTATTTAAGAGATGTCAACAAAAGCAACACATTCTTAGAAAagag TCATATACATCTCCATGTACCTGAAGGTGCCACGCCAAAAGATGGCCCGAGTGCAGGTATAACAATAGTCACGGCACTTATGTCCTTAGCAAACAATAAACCAGTGCGACAAAACATCGCAATGACTGGCGAGGTATCTCTGAAAGGGAAAGTTCTACCTGTCGGAGGAATAAAGGAGAAAACTATTGCA GCAAGACGAAGTGGTGTAACCTGTATTATATTACCagaggaaaacaaaaaagattttgcCGAACTACCTAACTACATAAAGGAAGGATTGGAAGTTCATTTTGCTGCGAACTATGACGATGTTTACAAAATTGCATTTGCATCAGTTTAG
- the LOC129942911 gene encoding general odorant-binding protein lush — translation MNKDSVFWLTSIVFSTLLWETVSVTMKQFESSLDMMRSGCAPKFKVTIEQLDDMRYGKFVENNMELKCYSKCIAQLAGTLTKKGEFSFQKALAQIPIILPPEIQGTAKSALEACKEIQKGYTDTCEKVFYVTKCVHDFDPSSFKFP, via the exons ATGAACAAGGATTCAGTATTTTGGTTAACGAGCATAGTGTTTTCAACGCTTTTATGGGAAACGGTTTCTGTCACAATGAAGCAATTCGAGTCTTCGCTGGATATGATGCGATCCGGATGTGCCCCAAAATTCAAGGTTACCATAGAACAACTGGACGATATGCGGTATGGAAAGTTCGTTGAGAACAACATGGAGTTGAAG tgTTATTCGAAATGCATCGCTCAGTTGGCTGGCACA CTTACAAAGAAAGGAGAGTTCAGCTTTCAAAAGGCTCTTGCCCAGATACCCATAATTTTGCCGCCAGAAATTCAAGGAACCGCAAAGAGTGCGCTTGAGGCTTGCAAAGAAATTC AAAAGGGCTACACTGATACGTGTGAAAAAGTTTTCTATGTTACAAAGTGCGTCCATGATTTTGATCCATCAAGTTTTAAATTCCCTTAa
- the LOC129942912 gene encoding uncharacterized protein LOC129942912, translating to MKAHFAAEESENEPFEVQIDKFKNDSEKMEVLSKFIEDVIKTAEIEAQHKKSQDLQQTSGKEKTCTQSFTIGGLKNGKVNRAKGFVVRLFDAICNCANSAAAPAQRMRRKRSSQPK from the exons atgAAAGCACATTTTGCAGCCGAAGAAAGTGAAAATGAGCCGTTTGAGGTGCAAATCGATAAGTTCAAAAATGACTCAGAAAAAATGGAGGTATTGTCTAAGTTTATTGAAGATGTCATCAAAACTGCAGAGATTGAAGCTCAACACAAAAAATCGCAGGATTTGCAACAG ACATCTGGAAAGGAAAAAACATGTACCCAAA GTTTCACGATAGGCGGActgaaaaatggaaaagttaACAGGGCTAAGGGATTTGTGGTTCGTTTGTTCGATGCAATTTGTAATTGCGCAAACTCTGCTGCGGCTCCAGCACAAAGAATGCGTCGTAAGCGATCTTCCCAACCTAAATAA
- the LOC129942908 gene encoding lon protease homolog, mitochondrial isoform X2 encodes MLSRFAKYRTITRSLTLLTQNRSSITTRPFLYKTQITNSRNLTILCSRNYCSAKKNDDEIDESNGYVINKDPQLPATVAVPEVWPHVPLLATRRNPVFPRFMKILEVTNPMVIDLIRRKVRLNQPYVGVFMKKDSENESELVDKLDDVYKFGTFAQIQELQDLGDKLRIVVVAHRRIKITGQMLEDLTQEPKVDETDIDRRKRKSRAVRNNKSNRQDTTTTATPQPPVSPKVPLSSLYNDSTVDKDATGTDQPPKQPVLMVEVENVKHEPYTQTEEVKALTQEVIKTIRDIITMNPLYRESLQQMLHQNQRVVDNPVYLCDLGASLSAADPEELQKIMEEMDISKRLLLALALLKKELELSKLQQKIGREVEEKVKQQHRKYILQEQLKVIKKELGIEKDDKDAIGEKYREKLKDKTVPENVMTVIDEELNKLNFLESHSSEFNVTRNYLDWLTTLPWGVLSEENLSLDQATEILEEDHYGMEDIKKRILEFIAVSQLKGSTQGKILCFHGPPGVGKTSIARSIARALNREYFRFSVGGMTDVAEIKGHRRTYVGAMPGKLIQCLKKTKTENPLVLIDEVDKIGKGYQGDPSSALLELLDPEQNANFLDHYLDVPVDLSRVLFICTANVTDTIPEPLRDRMEMIEMSGYVAEEKVAIARQYLIPAAMKDCGLNESQVQITEEALGKLIRSYCRESGVRNLQKHIEKVVRKVAFKIVKKEADNFEVKNDNLTVFLGKPIFSHERMYDQTPEGVVMGLAWTAMGGSSLYIETARRKMEELGNDGSSTSGSLHLTGHLGDVMKESAQIALTVARNYLRDVNKSNTFLEKSHIHLHVPEGATPKDGPSAGITIVTALMSLANNKPVRQNIAMTGEVSLKGKVLPVGGIKEKTIAARRSGVTCIILPEENKKDFAELPNYIKEGLEVHFAANYDDVYKIAFASV; translated from the exons atgctgTCGCGTTTTGCTAAATATCGTACAATTACGAGAAGCCTAACATTACTTACCCAAAATCGTTCATCAATAACCACTAGGccgtttttatataaaacacaaATCACTAACTCACGAAACCTCACTATTTTGTGTTCGAGAAATTACTGCAGTGCAAAGaaaaatgatgatgaaattGACGAATCCAATGGGTATGTTATCAATAAAGATCCACAGCTTCCTGCGACAGTTGCTGTTCCAGAGGTTTGGCCACATGTGCCTCTTTTGGCTACCCGCAGAAATCCTGTCTTTCCAAGATTCATGAAAATTCTAGAG GTAACAAATCCAATGGTTATTGACTTGATAAGGCGAAAAGTTCGATTAAACCAGCCCTACGTTGGTGTCTTTATGAAAAAAGATAGCGAAAATGAGTCGGAATTGGTTGATAAGCTGGATGATGTTTACAAGTTTGGTACATTTGCACAAATTCAGGAACTTCAAGACTTGGGCGATAAATTGCGGATAGTAGTTGTTGCCCATAGGAGAATCAAAATCACTGGTCAAATGTTGGAGGATTTAACACAAGAGCCAAAAG TTGATGAAACAGATATCGATCGGCGAAAACGAAAATCGCGTGCTGTGCGGAATAATAAATCTAATCGTCAAGATACTACAACTACAGCTACTCCACAACCACCAGTATCGCCTAAGGTTCCACTGTCTTCGTTGTATAATGACTCAACGGTAGATAAGGATGCTACCGGAACTGACCAACCACCTAAACAGCCCGTTTTAATGGTGGAAgttgaaaatgtaaaacatGAACCATACACCCAAACGGAAGAAGTTAAAGCTCTCACTCAGGAAGTCATTAAAACTATTCGGGATATTATAACCATGAATCCGCTTTACag AGAGAGTTTACAGCAAATGCTTCATCAAAACCAACGTGTAGTCGACAACCCAGTTTACCTGTGTGATTTGGGAGCATCTTTGTCTGCTGCTGATCCGGAAGAATTACAAAAGATCATGGAGGAAATGGAT ATCTCCAAAAGACTTTTACTAGCTTTGGCACTTTTGAAGAAAGAATTGGAGCTCTCAAagttacaacaaaaaattggtCGCGAAGTCGAAGAGAAAGTTAAGCAGCAACATCGAAAGTATATCCTTCAGGAACAACTTAAAGTGATAAAGAAGGAACTCGGAATAGAGAAGGACGATAAGGATGCAATCGGGGAAAAATACAGGGAAAAACTGAAAGATAAAACAGTTCCTGAGAATGTTATGACTGTAATCGACGAAGAACTGAACAAATTGAATTTCCTAGAAAGTCACAGTTCTGAATTCAA TGTAACGCGCAACTATTTAGATTGGCTTACTACACTGCCATGGGGTGTTTTAAGTGAAGAAAACTTAAGCTTAGACCAAGCCACAGAAATATTGGAAGAAGATCATTATGGAATGGAAGATATTAAGAAACGTATCTTAGAATTTATTGCTGTGAGTCAACTTAAGGGCAGCACTCAGGGCAAGATCCTTTGCTTCCATGGACCACCTGGTGTTGGAAAAACAAGCAtag cAAGATCAATTGCAAGGGCACTAAATCGTGAATATTTCCGGTTTAGCGTTGGTGGAATGACAGATGTAGCTGAAATCAAAGGTCATAGACGTACTTATGTTGGAGCAATGCCTGGAAAACTCATTCAgtgtcttaaaaaaacaaaaaccgaaaatcCTTTAGTTCTTATTGATGAAGTTGATAAAATTGGAAA AGGTTACCAAGGAGACCCGAGTTCAGCACTGTTAGAACTTCTAGATCCTGAACAGAATGCCAATTTCTTAGATCATTATCTTGACGTTCCAGTTGATCTGTCCCGCGTATTGTTTATTTGCACTGCCAATGTGACAGATACTATTCCTGAGCCATTGCGTGATCGAATGGAAATGATTGAAATGTCTG GATACGTTGCGGAGGAAAAAGTAGCGATAGCTCGACAGTATCTCATTCCAGCAGCGATGAAAGATTGTGGTCTCAATGAAAGCCAAGTTCAAATAACCGAAGAAGCTCTCGGCAAACTCATCAGAAGTTATTGTCGCGAATCTGGAGTgagaaatcttcaaaaacacATTGAAAAA gTTGTTCGTAAAGTagctttcaaaattgttaaaaaagaagCCGATAACTTTGAAGTGAAGAACGATAACCTCACCGTATTCCTTGGCAAACCAATCTTTTCTCATGAGAGAATGTACGACCAGACTCCCGAAGGTGTTGTTATGGGGTTGGCATGGACAGCAATGGGAGGATCTTCCTTGTATATTGAGACAGCACGCCGTAAAATGGAAGAGTTAGGTAACGATGGAAGCTCAACGTCTGGATCACTTCATCTTACAGGTCATCTTGGCGATGTCATGAAAGAGTCCGCACAAATTGCCTTAACTGTTGCAAGGAATTATTTAAGAGATGTCAACAAAAGCAACACATTCTTAGAAAagag TCATATACATCTCCATGTACCTGAAGGTGCCACGCCAAAAGATGGCCCGAGTGCAGGTATAACAATAGTCACGGCACTTATGTCCTTAGCAAACAATAAACCAGTGCGACAAAACATCGCAATGACTGGCGAGGTATCTCTGAAAGGGAAAGTTCTACCTGTCGGAGGAATAAAGGAGAAAACTATTGCA GCAAGACGAAGTGGTGTAACCTGTATTATATTACCagaggaaaacaaaaaagattttgcCGAACTACCTAACTACATAAAGGAAGGATTGGAAGTTCATTTTGCTGCGAACTATGACGATGTTTACAAAATTGCATTTGCATCAGTTTAG